Proteins from a genomic interval of Zingiber officinale cultivar Zhangliang chromosome 2A, Zo_v1.1, whole genome shotgun sequence:
- the LOC122039717 gene encoding uncharacterized protein LOC122039717 produces MESSSGSSGADSLLPIPNPIARRAKKRSKKKGAEAMGMEAAWPRRSRPGGGVTLEGYMETAEGADPVSDGAVGVGRTRSLTDDDLDELKGCLDLGFGFSYEEIPELCGTLPALELCYSMSRSLEVTDEASSSAQSSAQPPVANWRISRPGDDPEEVKARLKYWAQAVACTVKLCC; encoded by the exons ATGGAGAGCTCGAGCGGCTCCTCCGGTGCCGACTCGCTTCTTCCGATCCCTAACCCTATCGCTCGAAGGGCGAAGAAGAGGAGCAAGAAAAAGGGGGCCGAGGCGATGGGGATGGAGGCCGCGTGGCCGCGGAGGAGCCGGCCGGGCGGCGGAGTTACCCTAGAGGGGTACATGGAGACGGCGGAGGGCGCCGATCCAGTGTCGGATGGCGCCGTAGGGGTCGGGAGGACGAGGAGCCTCACCGACGATGACTTGGACGAGCTAAAGGGGTGCTTGGACCTCGGATTCGGCTTCAGCTACGAGGAGATCCCCGAGCTCTGCGGGACCTTGCCGGCGTTGGAGCTCTGCTACTCGATGAGCCGGTCGTTGGAGGTGACCGATGAGGCGTCCTCGTCAGCGCAGAGCAGCGCTCAGCCTCCCGTTGCCAATTGGAGAATCTCCCGTCCTG GCGATGATCCTGAAGAAGTTAAAGCGAGATTGAAATATTGGGCTCAAGCAGTGGCATGTACTGTCAAATTGTGTTGCTGA